From Saccharomycodes ludwigii strain NBRC 1722 chromosome IV, whole genome shotgun sequence, one genomic window encodes:
- the PSP2 gene encoding Psp2p (similar to Saccharomyces cerevisiae YML017W | PSP2 | Polymerase SuPpressor), translated as MSDSNSNSNNNNNTNNNNNNNNNNNNNNTNNDNTSIDHTLTNDNKTRHRRNTNIGVTAEHRKKSSNFVARGGGRGNFISGTNENNHTFSDRGGMNGRGRGRGRGRGRGRGRGNINGIGFESKGGRPRRFSNNFNTNAHESSVDHPHPYIRKDDNIKAKEHVNLDQKKIQIIKVSNNPSTYGKVHHHAKDNNTIYPGSSPNTVYAHNHNPTFQSQSNESNLIEEHHSRRPRRFGKTNNGSYSHRYNSNSSNNNTHNHPSNHDHEFHISKEQKSTEKKEDKEEQYKENMPIDNTNTNTNSGNKNIINTNSDNNDNTNIGSGNNNNNNNNNNNNNTHDTNSNISSNNSYNNNNNSNNNTHGTNNNISSNNSYNNNSNSNNNNNNNTSIDTTTAVYDDDYDNYNNEALEKPTKPQNTAAKKPLAPNKISLDDLLRDDFFDHSWNEDEVDINKINIAPTEDELNKRRTKEELEDDGTVKIPFKKIIVTTRDESHRPKEDEGPPYVIKLANLSPSFCAQYVDEYLMKPKNIEYVKLKLFWELNTSSLFTNNLFYKNVPNVTTSNDYQNSENVDPNDYFNKTFNTKCKVCFVEVQTFAYMINSLSKFIPNEFNAVVSKAVITDFKNYMLKHQELANSGPHLSPDKNPDVPVGKFEVPEALKKKLLAHKKNKDDAVNDTLSDSINKLDINNDNTSIDDNTIHKEKSDKPKLTYSQVLAKRAEPKSVLNNTDEANNPNNYIADTNNKRISSSQIGPSGSPTSVSSPPLMLSPRLSSNTNLTSSTINNNNSPSSTASINPFFNSSSGARNINSSYISTSGNSNNYYSTKQKSFGSQANRNTNRFRNDGGVNSGNGNRDNRNRFNNNNGYNRNSPDNGNVSNNSGNANNNMSFGLAYTFLGSSTGSNGRKHK; from the coding sequence ATGAGTGATTCAAAtagtaacagtaataataataataatactaataacaacaacaacaacaataataataataataataataacactaataatgataacacAAGCATTGACCATACTCTCacaaatgataataaaacaagacACAGGCGTAATACTAATATCGGCGTTACTGCTGAACATAGAAAAAAGAGCAGTAATTTTGTAGCCAGGGGGGGAGGAAGAGGCAATTTTATTAGCGGCACTAATGAAAACAACCACACATTTAGTGATAGGGGCGGTATGAATGGTAGAGGCAGAGGTAGAGGCAGAGGCAGAGGCAGAGGTAGAGGTAGAGGGAACATTAATGGCATTGGTTTTGAATCTAAGGGAGGACGTCCACGTAGATTTTctaacaattttaatacCAATGCACATGAATCTAGTGTAGACCATCCTCATCCTTATATCCGTAaagatgataatattaaggCTAAAGAACACGTGAATTTGGATCAGAAGAAGATTCAAATTATAAAGGTTAGTAATAATCCTAGTACGTACGGCAAAGTGCATCATCATGctaaagataataatactatctATCCTGGTTCTTCTCCCAATACTGTTTATGCGCATAATCATAATCCAACATTTCAATCCCAATCCAATGAAAGTAATCTAATTGAAGAGCATCATTCTCGTCGTCCTCGTCGTTTTggtaaaacaaataatggTAGTTACTCGCACAGATATAATAGTAacagtagtaataataacacacATAATCATCCATCCAATCATGATCATGAATTTCATATTTCTAAAGAGCAAAAGAGTAcggaaaagaaagaagacAAGGAAGAGCAATATAAGGAAAATATGCCTAttgataatactaatactaatactaacagtggaaataaaaatattatcaataccAATAGCgacaataatgataatactaatattggtagtggtaataataataacaataataataataataataataataatactcaCGACACTAACAGTAACattagtagtaataatagttataataacaataataacagtaataataatactcacggcactaataataacattagtagtaataatagttataataacaatagtaacagtaataataataataataataatactagtaTTGATACTACCACCGCTGtttatgatgatgattatgatAATTACAATAATGAAGCTTTAGAAAAACCTACCAAACCACAAAATACTGCTGCTAAGAAACCATTAGCTCCAAATAAAATCTCTTTGGATGATTTGCTAAGAGACGACTTTTTTGATCATTCATGGAACGAAGACGAAgttgatattaataaaattaacattGCGCCAACTGAAGATGAACTAAACAAAAGGCGCACTAAGGAAGAACTAGAAGATGATGGTACCGTTAAAATTCCatttaagaaaattatCGTTACAACAAGAGATGAATCACATCGTCCAAAAGAAGATGAAGGACCGCCATATGTTATTAAATTGGCTAATTTGTCCCCAAGTTTCTGTGCACAATACGTGGATGAATATCTAATGAAgccaaaaaatattgagtacgttaaattgaaattgtttTGGGAGTTGAATACTTCTTCACTGTTTACAAATAATCTTTTCTATAAAAACGTTCCTAATGTGACAACTTCAAACGATTACCAAAATAGTGAAAATGTTGATCCGaatgattattttaataagaCCTTTAATACCAAATGTAAAGTTTGCTTTGTAGAAGTACAAACCTTTGCTTATATGATCAATTCGTTGTCCAAGTTTATTCCTAACGAATTCAATGCTGTGGTGTCAAAGGCTGTTATCAccgattttaaaaactacATGCTGAAACACCAAGAATTGGCCAATAGTGGTCCTCACTTGAGCCCCGATAAAAATCCAGATGTTCCAGTTGGTAAATTTGAAGTTCCAGAAgctttgaagaaaaaattattagctcataagaaaaataaggaTGATGCTGTCAATGATACTTTAAGTGACtctataaataaattagatATAAACAACGATAACACAAGTATCGATGACAACACTATTcataaggaaaaaagtgATAAGCCTAAACTAACATACTCTCAGGTTTTAGCCAAACGTGCCGAACCTAAAAGTGTGCTGAATAACACCGATGAAGCTAATAATCCTAATAATTATATCGCAGacaccaataataaaagaatttcTTCATCTCAAATTGGTCCAAGTGGGTCTCCAACATCAGTTTCTTCACCGCCTCTTATGTTGTCTCCACGTTTGTCATCCAACACAAATTTAACTTCTAGTACcatcaataacaacaatagcCCTAGTAGTACAGCTAGTATTAATCCATTTTTCAATAGTAGCAGTGGTGCTAGGAATATCAATTCATCCTATATTAGTACTAGCGgcaatagtaataactACTATTctacaaaacaaaaatctTTTGGTTCCCAGGCAAATAGAAATACAAACAGGTTTAGAAATGATGGTGGTGTGAATAGTGGAAATGGAAATCGTGACAATAGAAATAGattcaataataacaacggTTATAATAGGAATAGTCCAGATAATGGTAAtgttagtaataatagtggcaacgccaataataatatgtcTTTTGGGTTAGCGTATACATTTCTAGGTTCTTCTACCGGTAGTAATGGCAGAAAACATAAATag